The Vidua macroura isolate BioBank_ID:100142 chromosome 11, ASM2450914v1, whole genome shotgun sequence genome includes a region encoding these proteins:
- the ZNF507 gene encoding zinc finger protein 507 isoform X4 — protein MEEGSSIAVLMPNLGEQEAVLISETVIGPTLQSSNNQRKCKTDPLIHVIQKLSKIVESEKSQRCLLIGKKRSHAEASAQSLDAAELCEIPAKAIELSVIAAKKTEELQADYFVTECLPPSKRKVTCYQCGLCNFLSPSLLTLQEHIKQHGQKNEVILMCSECHFASKSQEELESHFQNHHENGGKNSMQTKVQQCVNVTSSFLQGPVEGSVKTGTDQTGNVECKDTAQSAPVPETGRRKWYTYEQYGMYRCLICRYTCGQQRMLKTHAWKHAGEVDCSYPIFEEENENTSLSETVVTHTPQSVDTVVLSLENSELDIHSEPSLQLQICNSEQLSCKSPVGTNVKEEEILSESVVHSPTTEVVEETVSDTEPDNLITDSLLSSAQKIISCSPNKKGHVNVIVERLPGAEESVLQKPFLINTDIETEKTLISEESSVTCEEPAEVYHSDAIQEVIIEWNNTEKKDNELSANKNVTADENVPPARRRTNSESLRLHSLAAEALVTMPIRAAELTRSSLRALTGEDAVDAGAGQGGADGPCTAHSKVVSSLKDPSEEFGGLNQSECAIVEIKKDRPELSEAPIKMGISMSLLTVIEKLKERTDQNASDDDILKELQDNAQCQSAGDAAVAGSSLVEFIPSAERPYRCRLCHYSSGNKGYIKQHLRVHRQRQPYQCPICEHIAGDSKGLESHMINHCKARMYQCKQCEESFHYKSQLRNHEREQHSLPDLFSTATANKLIVSNEADDREGSKSSAQKLFRCDVCDYTSTTYVGVRNHRRIHSSDKPYRCRVCDFATTNMNSLKCHMRQHPQEHQAVQLLEQFKMKLCKLT, from the exons ATGGAAGAAGGAAGCAGCATTGCAGTATTGATGCCAAATCttggggagcaggaggctgtGCTGATTTCTGAAACAGTCATTGGCCCaacactgcagagcagcaaCAACCAGAGGAAATGTAAAACTGACCCCCTGATCCACGTTATCCAGAAGCTGAGCAAAATAGTTGAAAGTGAGAAGTCACAAAGGTGCCTTTTAATAGGGAAGAAACGTTCCCATGCCGAGGCTTCTGCGCAGTCCTTGGATGCAGCCGAGCTCTGTGAAATCCCGGCTAAAGCCATCGAGCTCTCGGTGATTGCTGCTAAAAAGACTGAAGAGTTACAAGCAGATTATTTTGTGACTGAATGTCTCCCACCAAGCAAAAGAAAGGTGACGTGCTACCAATGCGGTCTCTGTAATTTTCTATCGCCTTCACTCTTAACTCTACAAGAACATATAAAACAACATGGGCAGAAAAATGAAGTGATATTAATGTGCTCAGAATGTCATTTTGCCTCCAAAAGCCAAGAAGAACTTGAATCCCACTTCCAAAATCACCACGAGAATGGTGGTAAAAACAGCATGCAGACAAAAGTGCAGCAGTGTGTCAATGTCACAAGTTCATTTCTGCAAGGGCCAGTGGAAGGAAGTGTCAAAACAGGGACTGATCAGACAGGAAATGTGGAATGTAAGGATACAGCTCAGTCTGCTCCTGTGCCTGAAACGGGTAGGAGGAAATGGTACACCTACGAGCAGTATGGCATGTACAGGTGTTTAATCTGCAGGTACACCTGCGGTCAGCAGAGGATGTTGAAAACACACGCTTGGAAACACGCAGGGGAGGTTGATTGCTCCTATCCCAtctttgaggaagaaaatgaaaacaccaGCTTGTCAGAGACAGTTGTAACTCACACACCTCAGAGTGTGGATACAGTTGtcctttctttggaaaacagtGAACTTGATATCCATAGTGAGCCTTCTCTTCAGCTTCAGATTTGCAATTCTGAGCAGCTGTCGTGTAAATCGCCCGTAGGAACAAAtgtaaaagaggaagaaatattaagTGAGTCCGTGGTGCATTCTCCTACTACGGAGGTTGTAGAGGAGACTGTATCAGATACAGAACCAGACAATTTGATAACTGACAGCCTGCTTTcatcagcacagaaaatcaTCAGCTGTAGTCCAAATAAAAAGGGTCACGTTAATGTCATAGTAGAGCGTTTGCCAGGTGCTGAAGAAAGTGTTTTACAAAAGCCATTCTTAATCAACACTgacattgaaacagaaaaaacattGATCTCAGAGGAGTCCTCTGTTACCTGTGAAGAACCTGCTGAAGTTTATCATTCAGATGCAATTCAAGAAGTAATAATAGAATGGAATAACACCGAGAAGAAAGATAACGAATTAAGCGctaataaaaatgtaacagCTGACGAAAATGTGCCTCCTGCACGGAGGAGGACAAATTCAGAGTCTTTGCGACTGCACTCCTTAGCAGCTGAAGCTCTTGTTACAATGCCAATTAGAGCTGCAGAATTGACACGGTCCAGCCTCAGGGCTCTGACTGGAGAAGATGCTGTGGATGCAGGTGCAGGACAGGGAGGAGCTGATGGCCCATGCACGGCTCATTCTAAAGTGGTCTCCTCACTTAAGGATCCTTCAGAGGAGTTTGGTGGCTTAAACCAAAGTGAATGTGCAATAGTCGAGATAAAGAAAGACAGACCGGAGTTATCAGAAGCACCAATTAAAATGGGCATCAGTATGTCACTGCTGACTGTCATTGAAAAGCTGAAGGAGAGGACAGACCAGAACGCTTCTGACGATGACATCCTGAAAGAACTACAGGACAACGCCCAGTGCCAAAGCGCGGGCGATGCCGCCGTGGCCGGGAGCAGCCTGGTGGAGTTCATCCCCAGCGCCGAGCGGCCGTACCGCTGCCGCCTGTGCCACTACAGCAGCGGCAACAAGGGCTACATCAAGCAGCACCTGCGGGTGCACCGCCAGCGCCAGCCCTACCAGTGCCCCATCTGCGAGCACATCGCCGGCGACAGCAAGGGCCTGGAGAGCCACATGATCAACCACTGCAAAGCTCGCATGTACCAGTGCAAGCAGTGCGAGGAGTCCTTCCACTACAAG AGCCAGCTGCGAAATCATGAAAGAGAACAACACAGTCTTCCAGATCTGTTCTCTACAGCCACAGCTAACAAACTAATAGTTTCCAACGAAGCAGATGATAGAGAAG GAAGCAAGTCTTCAGCCCAGAAGCTGTTCAGGTGTGATGTCTGTGACTACACGAGCACAACCTACGTCGGTGTGCGGAATCACCGCCGCATTCACAGCTCGGATAAGCCATACAG ATGTCGCGTGTGTGACTTCGCCACCACAAATATGAATAGCTTGAAGTGCCACATGAGGCAGCACCCCCAGGAGCATCAGGCAGTGCAGCTCTTGGAACAGTTCAA GATGAAACTTTGCAAACTAACATGA